Below is a window of Gossypium hirsutum isolate 1008001.06 chromosome A12, Gossypium_hirsutum_v2.1, whole genome shotgun sequence DNA.
ggatgtgcttcctgaggagactgtgagtggggtatcggtgataggcccattgggacattcggttaaggtagataaactttttaggccagtaccgttagtgacacaagataaaatttttgaaggagactTGATGGACTGGTTAGCTAAGCACAAAGCAACATTGGATTGTGCTACAAAGAGGATGGTACTACGAACTgctgaagatgaggagataatggtcataggggaacgaagggattatttgtccaatgttgtttctgctttaagagccgagaagttgattcggaaaggttgtgaggcgtacttggcccttgtaagtcaaacgggacttgaggagataacggtagagtcggTTAGGACTATTAAGGAATTTCAGGATGTATTCCTAGATaaacttcctggattacccccgagcagagaagtcgagtttggaatcgacttattacctggaacagctcctaTGTCCATTgtgccttataggatggcaccaaaggaattGGTGGAATTGAAGGCTCAGATATTAAGAACGTtgccggggactaaaatattaagaacgcttaatttttgttactttagccatttttatttttattgcaattaattatatttttaattttgcttaaattactaaattttcttttatttacttctggcaggtttttatagtttatgactagaagaaacccgtcaggacctctacttttcgACAGTGAGATCGAAAGCATAGCTcgcagaaactgaagagaaataaggcgaagcctacaatacatagaggaagggcaagaggacgatattcacaaCACAACCGATGATATGactgaaaatcagaataatccgctacctcctgtggttgctgcaaatccaataaatcagaatcctgctcctcgtactatgtatgattatgctaaatctactttaacaggaactgaatcgagtatagttaagcctgctgttgctgcaaataattttgaactgaaacctaacatgattcaaatgatacaacagtttgttcagtttgatggtttgcaggacgatgatccaaacactcatttagcaaattttttggaattctgtaacacctttaagatcaatggcgtttctgacgattccattcgccttcggttgtttcccttttcattaagaaataaggctaaacagtggttgaattcattACCGCGAGGGtcaatcaccacttgggaacaaatgaccgaaaagtttttacttcaatattttccgccggctaaaatggctaaacgaggaatgatatctcttcttttgtacagatggatttagaaactctttatgacgcatgggagagatacaatgacttattgagaaggtgccttcaccatgggttacctctatgacTGCAAGTTCAAACTTtctacaacggtttgaatccctgactagacagatgattgacgcaggtGCTGGTGAGACTTTAAACAACagaacacctgaagaggcttacgaattgATTGAAGAGATGTCACGGAACAACctttagtggcaagtcatgagaatgaagccgacaaaagcagctagtgttttcaacctcgacgcggtaactatgctatctaaccaggtagaacttttaaataaaaatattgatggtttgtatggttctactcaggtacatctagtgatgaggtgtgattcaaatggaggaggaataCACAACACAGATTATAcatccttcaaccctagcaccgagGAGGAATAAGTCCACTATATGGATAATaactctagacctcaaaataacccgtataataacatttataatacAGGTTAGAgtaaccatcccaatttctcgtggggtggtcaaggaaatcaaatgccacaacatcctccaggttttcaacaaccaccttaccaacaagagaagacACCACACCTTGAAGAGATACTCACaaaattcatcttggtgtcagaaactcgtttttagaatatcgaaacaacacttaagaatcaacaagcatcgattcaggggctcgaaactcaaataggacaGCTTGCTAAGTTGATTTCCAAATGACCAAAAGGTGGCCTACCAAGTaacactgaaactaacccaagggaacaacttcATGCTATTACtgttcgagatgaagaagggttagttgaacctgaaccagaaTCGAAGCAAGGACTTGTGTTACTTAACGGTAAGAATGAGGTGAACCACAGTAAGAAAAAACTGGTAAGCAAAGCGTATAAACCTTGtatgccataccccaatgcgacaaggaaagaccacacagacgaacaattcggtaaattccttaaattgttaaaaaaaattacatatgaacttacagtttattgaagctcttttgcagatgccatgtaacaccccctaaccccaaaccatcactgaaatagggttacgagtcATTATCGAACATATTAGttaatttacaaacaattcatgagTAAACAACAAAcacattaaaattaaatcattaagtcTCTTTTATGAACCCTCGAGGCTTAAATCACGTATTATAAATGAATAGGGACTTATTCAAGTACTccgaaatttttattttttttcgtaatataattatttttttgttaatttatttttatcattattattattttaaaaaaatcaatataacccTTTTAGAaacatctaaccttccctgcaatttcaaatttgcaaccaattTAACACAAACAACAACTCAATAAATACAATCTTCATCCAAATCACATTCGTTTCGTAACAATATCACTAGTCCTTATTTTATCTAACATTATATCCATTCATACTTTCAAGTAGTATTTAAACATCTTAGTTAATttccattcatatcatatatcagcttatattaacttaactaatatattcatgagttaatacaaaacatagtcatataagctcctatacatgccatataaaccatttaAAGTATTTATAACAAAATCTACAGAAAAATcgagatagtgtgacttgagcgtGATGATCCTATCCTCTGACCCTCCCATTAATCTACAAAGAACAATAAACATTACAAGTAAGCTgactatagcttagtaagttcatcgGCTTTAActataaatcttaccaaatattagttttccaaaattcaaatcatatggaCATTTCAAGTAAGTTACTTTCGTCCTATAAGTCATaatctcatttaaaaaaatttacttaattgagctcaataataataatgataacattacttacatttctttttccacacgtTACATTTATGACTTACCAACTTTTCCATTCAAGGAAcgacttacggatttgagtacatcgtgattTAGAGCCCGAAGTctagctgaagcacataagtgttaaacggaagcccgaaggctaactaaAGCACACAAGTgttaaacggaagcccgaaggctaactgaagcacacaagtgctaaacggaagctcgaaggctaactgaagctcatcagagctgaactgaaaccccaaaagggttaactgaaactcatatgagttaacggaagctcgtaagagctaaatgGAAAGCAAAAATGAGAATTCGCATCAAATGCTGAAtctcagtttacttgggtaatttactgtcaattcatctttttcactgaacgatcgtactcatttcctgcgttccgTTCCTCCGAAATACTCAGTTCGATTTCGTAACTTTtatacataatttacttattttcaacagTTAACATACAgaaatattaatcaccattcataaaataaaatttaaatttaataatttaaccataCAAAATTACCCGACACAATTTGCAGTAGTTGTAGAGATTTCTGGAACTATTCcagaattttctcttttcctcttttATCCTcgatttcttaatctataatataattttttttccatttattcactAGTATTTATTCAAACCCTACTTTAATTTATAGTTTATgcactttaatttttgaaattgtacttttaccccaaattttataatttttacaatttagtccctgcttaATTAACCCTCCAATTGAactattttttctcaattaacactttattctattaCTTTAAACTACTTCATAACGTTTTTAATCAGAATTTTAGCATTAGACCTTAATTCTAAActtttttacaattaggtcctaaaaattaaTTTCCACTAAAATTGctaaataaaattatcatataataagattaaaatttcaaatccatgctaaatcatcataaaattacagaacttattcatggaaactttcaatttcactcatagaattaaaaacaaatgaatttaatagtaggacatagttgtaaaagtcttaaaaacacaaaaattaaaaagaaaaagcaagaattaaactcacattaTGCAAacatatgaaaaaccagcttgttcCAGGCCTTCTATGATGTTTTTAGCTgatgagaaagaagaaaaatgaagaaaaacctagataattccaatttagtcctaacttttctcagctattgccgtcCAAAATATCTACCTTGGGAAAAATTTCTCTTTGGGTCCTtcctcattagacacttaagctatttaatcactttcacaagttttgcacatttacaatttagtctttttttatttaattaaccacccaaacgataaatttttctaaacaaaattttaacatcatattactaacactctataaatatttataaaattattttcaactcggttttacgagatcgaggtctcgatacctcgttttcaacttaatttatttaataatttctctttaaattttaattctcctatttaaaatatttctaacACCTCTCTCAcatctaaatattattttattttaatttcctaaTCCCATttttcagatttagtgatctcgaatcactgttccgacaccaataaaattttaggctgttacaactctcccaccctttaggaaatttcgtcctcgaaatttcgtccttaagaatagatttggatactgtgTTCTCATTGACTCTTCtgtttcccaggttgcttcctccgAATCATGTCGATaccataatactttaactaatggTACCTTTCTATTCCACAGTTCTTtaatttctcgagccaaaatcttcacTGGTTCTTCTGAATAAGTCATATCTGACTGAAGCTCAATTTCTGTATgcggaatcacatgtgaagggtctgatctataacgtcttagcatagacacatggaacacattatgaattttcttaAGCTTTGgaggtaaagctaaccgatatgctataGGGCCAACTCTTTCGACAATCTCGTACAGTCCAATAAATCTTGGATTTAGTTTTCCTTTCCTGCCAAATCGTAATACTTTTTTCCACGGCGACACCTTTAAAAACACTTGATCACCCATATTAAActctatttctcttcttttcaagccagcatatgatttctgacgattcgaagcagctttcaaacaatctcggaGAATTCGAACCTTGTCTTTAGTTTCCTGAATTAAAACGACCCCCACTAACTTGGATTCATTCAATTCTAACCAATGCAATAGAGTCTTacattttcttccatataaagcttcaaatGGCACCATTTTTATGATGGATTGATAgctgttgttgtaagcaaattcggCCAGtgataaatacttttcccaactaccaccaaactcaagtatacaacatctcaatatgtcttccaaaatctgaattacccgctctgattgtccatcagtgtGAGGATGAAAAACGGTACTAAAATTTAGCTTTGTGCCTAAAGCTTCCTGTAGTTTGCTCCAAAACCTTGATGTAAACCTTGGATATCGATCCGAAATAATGGATGTTGGAACCCCATGTAATttcacaatctcaaaaatatacagTTCTGGTAACTTCTCCAATGGAAAAACTGTTCTGGCTGAAATAAAATGTgttgattttgtcaatctatcgaTAATTACCCAGAttgaatctttcttcttcgggGTCACAGGTAACCCGGATACAAAATCGATTGTAACATGTTCCCACTTCTACTCTAGAATCATATAGGTTGTAACAAACTCgttggtacctgatgttctgctttcacctgttgacatattagACACTTTGCTACAAACTCACAAAATTCCcttttcataccaggccaccaatacatctgtttcaaatcacaatacatttttgtacttccagGGTGAATAGAATACCTGCTACTGTGAGCTtcagaaagaatatcatttttcaagtctGAATTACTTGGAATGCAAATTCTTTTACGATAGTATAACGTACCATTTTCATCAATACTATACTCTGAATCCTGCTTGTCTCAAgctatttatttctttaataccAAATTCGAATCTTCATCTTGCAACTCCCGAATTCGTTGGAGAAATATAGGCTTGGCTTTCAATTCCACTATTACAGATCTATCTTCACTAACAGACAAATGGGCATTCATTGACCGGAGTGCAAACAAAGATAATTTTCGACTGAGTGTGTCAGCAACTTTATTAGCCTTCCCCGGATGGTAATCCATAACAaggtcataatcttttaataactcaagccatcttctctgtctcaaattcaactctttctgcgtcatcaaatacttcaaactttaatgatctgtatacacataacatttttcaccatataaatagtgtctccaaattttcaaagcaaaaacaattgcagccaactccaaatcatgtgtagaataattcttctcgtgtgatTTTAACTACCGAGAAGCATAGGCCACCACTTTTCCCAACTGTGTACAACATATGGCACACCTGATTCTAGTTGAGTCAATACTGGAGCTTTTGTCAACATcttcttcaactgatcaaaactttgctgGCATTCGTCAGACtacacaaactcaacattcttcTGTAACATTCGTGTCATAGGCGAAGCAATCATtgagaaatttttaacaaaacggCGATAATATCcaactaaacccagaaaactttgcACTTCCGTTACATTCCTTAGAGTTTTCCAATTTACCACTATAGATACTTTACTTGAATCTACTCGAATCCCTTCAGCTGAAACAATGTGACCTAAAAATCCAACctcatgaagccaaaattcacatttgctgaattttgcatataattgtttttctcgcaaagtttgtagcaCTATCCTTAAATGTTGAGCATGCTCGGGTTCTGTCTTtgaatagatcagtatatcatcaataaacataactacaaatctatccaaataaggctgaaaaatttgattcattaagtctataaacgcagcaggggcattagttaaaccaaaaggcattaccagaaactcgtaatgactatACCGAGTTCTGAAGGCAATTTTTGGCACATCGCATTCTTTAACTTTCAGTTGATAATATCCGAATCgaagatctatctttgaaaacacagtagcacctttcaactgatcaaacaaatcatcaatgcgaggcaaaggatatttatttttaattgtaactcTGTTTAGCTGCCTGTAGTCTAGGCACAGCCTTAGAgatttgtctttctttttcacgaacaaaactggtgcaccccaaggtgacatACTCGGTCTAATaaaccctttgtctagtaattcctgcAACTGTGTCTTCAGCTCTTTTAACTCagctggtgccatacgatatggtgTCACTGATATAGGAGCTGTCCCTGGTACCacatcaatcacaaattcaacttcccgaTATGGTGGTAAACCTataattctttaggaaatacatcaggaaattcattaACAACCGGCAACTGTTCTAGTTTTGGTTCAGATCCTCGATTATCAAGGATGTAAGCTAAAAATACCTCATTACCCTTCCGTATTAACCTCTGAGCTGAAAAAGCTGAAATAATTTTGACAACATGATTTGAATTCTTAAGCTTAACAGAAAGTATATCACTTGTCTGATCTTTCAAACTGATCCGCTTCTCGCGACAATTTATCACAGCATCATGTTTTGTCAACCAATCTATTCCTAGTATAACATCGAATCCCCGAAAGGGTAGCAACATTAAATCAGCAAGGAACTCACAGCCTTTTATTTTCAGTGGACAATTTCGACACACTAAATTTACTATCACACTTTGTCCTAACGAATTAGTAACTTGAACATCATATTCAGTTGGTTCAACAGACAATTTCTTTTTTGATGCTAATACTgtacaaatataagaatgtgtagaccctgggtcaattaatgtatatataataatcagagagatagaaagtaccagcaataATGTCTGGAGCCGTGGCTTCTTCTCTAGCTCAGATAGCAGTACCAGCAATAACGTCTAGAGCCGTGGCTTCTTCTCTAGATCAAATAGCGTATGTACGTGCTGGTGCTTTAACCTCTGATCGAGAAACAAAATCTTTTGCACTCGAATGAGTAGCTCCTGCAACGCTACTTTGACTCGTACGTTTACTTTTCTGAGAAGTAGCCATCTGTTTCTTCTTTTGTCCTTTTTCATCTTTTTGTAATAGAGGACAATTCTGAATAAAATGATCAGTAGCTCTACATTTGTAACAAGCTCCTATTTTACCTCTGCATTCTCCCAAATGATATTTTCCACAGTGTTGACATTTAGACTTGGGAGTATTTTGTACACTGGCTTCACTAGCAACTGATCTGATTGATATTCTACGATCAGGTTGAGTTACTCTAGTCTTCAATCGTTCAGGTACCGATGTAGCTCGAATGGAATCCTCCTTAAACTTTTTAATCGAAAATGCTGAAAAAGATTTGGAGGAGCTTCTCTTGTAAGgttctttgtttcttctttcccattgcatctttctattatacacttcttccatcttttgagcTCGATCTGATAAAACCACAAATTTTCGAATTTCTGTACCACCTATCATCATTCTGATTTCATtattcaacccttcttcaaatcGAACACACATGTCTTCTTCTGTAAGAACAATCTCTCGAGCATATCTGCTATGGTATACAAACTCCTTCCCATACTCAGCTACTATCCGATTTCCCTGTCGAAGATTaataaattctctctttttcttatcTAAATATCTTTtaccaacatatttctttttaaactcagccTGGAAAAATTCCCAAATAAGTTTCTCGGCTGGTACTACAGCTTCTATTGTCTCCCACCAGTGATATGCTTATTCTTTTAACAAGGAAACAACACACCTTAAATAGTCATCTGGAgaacaagccatttctttaaaaactCTTATCGTGCTCTGCAACCAATACTCAGCTTTTACTGGATCATCATCTGACTTGCCCCGAAATTCTTCAGCtctaaattttctaagtttttctatCGGAGTTCTCTTACTTGATTCAGTTACCGGAggaggaggtggaggagcaaccgaTGGTACTACTAATGGTACTGTAAGGGGAGAAGGTTGCTGGGTCTGATTCCTTTCTTGCATCCTCTcattataccactgattcattACTCCAATAATCATGTTTCTAAGTTCTTGTTCTCGCATCAAGGAAATTGGAACATCACTACTTGTCCCTTGTTCAGATGTCTGTACTCTACTATTTGCTTCTTCCTGTTCAGCATGTTCAGGTCTATCcgacatctttacaatctattaaaaaaaataagggttaaatcggatcatacacatcacactatcacagatttatatggcatgtatttttaaacattttacacATTACGTTcattccgagaatcgactaaatcgaagctctgataccaataaatgtaacaccctttaaccctaaaccgtcaccgaaatagggttacaagtcATTATCGAACATGTTGGttaatttacaaacaattcatgagtaaataacaaacatattaaaattaaataattaagtctCTTTTATGAACCCTCGAGGCTTAAATCGCGTATTATAATTTAATAGGGAGTTATTCAAGTACtccgaattttttatttttttcgtaatataattatttttttgtatatttatttatttttattattttttaaaaaaaaactcaatataacccctttagaaacatttaaccttccctgcaatttcaaatttgcaaccaattcaaCACAAGCAACAACTCAATAAATACAATCTTCATCCAAATCACATTCGTTTCGTAACAATATCACTAGTCCTTATTTTATCTAACATTATATCCATTCATACTTTCAAGTAGTATTTAAACATCTTAGTTAATTTCCATTTATATCATATATCAACTTatattaacttaactaatatattcatgagttaatacaaaacatagtcatataagctcctatacatgccatataaaccatttaAAGTATTTATAACAAAACCTACCGAAAAATcgagatagtgtgacttgagcgtGATGATCCGATCCTCTGACCTTTCCATTAATCTACAAAGAACAATAAACATTACAAGTAAGCTgactatagcttagtaagttcgtcggcTTTAActataaatcttaccaaatattagttttccaaaattcaaatcatatggaCATTTCAAGTAAGTTACTTTCATCCTGTAAGTCATaatctcatttaaaaaaatttacttaattgagctcaataataataatgataacattacttacCATTCTTTTTCCACAAGTTAGATTTATGACTTACCAACTTTTCCATTCAAGGAAcgacttacggatttgagtacattgtGATTTGAAGCCCAAAGTCTAGCTGAAGCACATAACTGCTAAACGGAAGCCCAAAGGCTAATTAAAGCACACAAGTGTTAAACGGAAGCctgaaggctaactgaagcacacaagtgctaaaaggaagcccgaaggctaactgaagctcatcaaagctgaactgaaaccccaaaagggttaactgaaactcatatgagttaacggaagctcgtaagagctaaacggaaagtaaacacgagaattcacaacaaatactgaatctcggtttacttgggtaatttaccatCAATTTATCTTTTTCactgaacgatcgtactcatttcctgcgtttCGTTCCTCCGAAATACTCAGTTCGATTTCGTaacttttatttataatttacttattttcaacaattaacatacataaatattaatcaccattcataaaataatatttaaatttaataatttaaccgtaCGTACTTACCCGGAACAATTTGCAGTAGTTGTAGAGATTTCTGGAACTATTCCgaatttttctcttttcctcgtttatcctcgatttcttgatctataatataaaatttttccattta
It encodes the following:
- the LOC121211443 gene encoding uncharacterized protein, with amino-acid sequence MQWERRNKEPYKRSSSKSFSAFSIKKFKEDSIRATSVPERLKTRVTQPDRRISIRSVASEASVQNTPKSKCQHCGKYHLGECRGKIGACYKCRATDHFIQNCPLLQKDEKGQKKKQMATSQKSKRTSQSSVAGATHSSAKDFVSRSEVKAPALLASKKKLSVEPTEYDVQVTNSLGQSVIVNLVCRNCPLKIKGCEFLADLMLLPFRGFDVILGIDWLTKHDAVINCREKRISLKDQTSDILSVKLKNSNHVVKIISAFSAQRLIRKGLPPYREVEFVIDVVPGTAPISVTPYRMAPAELKELKTQLQELLDKGFIRPSHIVSAEGIRVDSSKVSIVVNWKTLRNVTEVQSFLGLVGYYRRFVKNFSMIASPMTRMLQKNVEFV